From one Humulus lupulus chromosome 8, drHumLupu1.1, whole genome shotgun sequence genomic stretch:
- the LOC133794585 gene encoding uncharacterized protein LOC133794585 isoform X2: protein MKPDTPLDYAVFQLSPKRSRCELLVSGNGNTEKLASGSVKPFVSHLKVAEEQVALAVQSIKLEVEKYKNAETWFTKGTLERFVRFVSTPEVLELVNTFDAEMSQLESARRIYSQGLGDQKAGASGGDATGITAAADATKRELLRAIDVRLTAVRQDLTTAYARASAAGFNPDAISDLQVFADRFGAHRLNEACSKFISLCQRRPDVINQWMQGGDDRAVRSSYGSDMSIEDPTEDSSGPQNKSQQQLDSSRAHLEQSRLATCQQPTSSSPTINNVNGKNEVKEEAPHQLLEKEKEEALTESSSPAPVGQHIRRLSVQDRINLFENKQKEQSSSTGSAGKPVVGKSVELRRLSSDVSSVPVGVEKAVLRRWSGTSDMSIDLSAEKKDTDSPLCTPSSASSIPQAKSNSNNIILAGSEGKDLKGLNSGSTSSKAETLSSSVGVGDGGLKEQAEDHTQAVSLSGKEEESGSKARSNSRDQVVSQTQLKYSASRAEQVANDQKVSLEKLKNSFSSEDRGGVFKDQAGAVVKNQAGVRVQTVSLASKVGDVSCAGFVNKVEDFEVVDQPVIQSRTRNFQSHSRTPSGQFESGSGLKLKEASSIQPKWLESDQLPSQPQWRSSHAGGLEGGEVDLISSGKQQLKPEGSGVQKMKFQKQVSSNYEQKKKSQIRRDESNLANEESKLDFEVKKVSVNQESSATVSKLPIEQVQRVRQTKGNQERNDELKMKANELEKLYAEHKLRVPGDQSSSARRSKPADMPVEVEVSSQYKKLAPDDTSLQLPVKSMVMESASGSSNMAMFNTPPPSKLVDNHDSGDSLRQNFSDLSFSDDSRGKFYEKYMQKRNAKLKEEWGSKRAEKEAKLMAMQESLEQSRAELMAKFSGSADRQDSVSAARRRAEKLRSFNLSSSLKREQSIDSFPSEEDDEDPSEFPGQKFYGQERFLREASPGDGSSRSTQSKRLNRNLSSSTPRTMAAPAPRSSAKLSNSNSGRRRAQSENPLAQSVPNFSDFRKENTKPASGASKPTRSQVRTYARNRSTSEEAPNFKEEKPKRSQSLRKSSANPVDIKDVPPLSSEGVILTPLKYDKEETEPSPYEKYQKSMETKSYLRKGNGIGPGSGASVAKLKASVALETLENEELDELGSEVDEFVDIAKEEDEDEDNDIETIEVDDCANNGKSRLSQESDKSGHSEFDNVDFTRSLSQAGPASVAELPAAIPSAFHAVGSIQDSPGESPVSWNSRIHLPFSYPHETSDIDASVDSPIGSPASWNSHGLAQTEADAARMRKKWGSAQKPVIASNSSYNQSRKDMTKGFKRLLKFGRKTRGTENLVDWISATTSEGDDDTEDGRDPANRSSEDLRKSRMGFFQGPSDDSFNEGEYIEHAPRSFFSLSFRGKGSESKPR from the exons ATGAAACCTGACACCCCTCTTGATTATGCTGTGTTCCAGTTGTCACCGAAGCGATCACG ATGTGAATTGTTGGTCTCTGGCAATGGAAACACTGAGAAACTTGCATCAGGATCAGTCAAACCATTTGTATCCCATTTAAAGGTTGCAGAAGAGCAGGTTGCACTTGCAGTTCAGTCAATTAAACTTGAAGTTGAGAAATATAAAAATGCAGAGACCTGGTTCACTAAAGGAACACTAGAAAG GTTTGTTCGCTTTGTTAGTACACCGGAGGTCTTGGAACTGGTTAATACATTTGATGCAGAAATGTCTCAATTGGAGTCGGCTCGAAGAATATATTCTCAG gGTTTGGGAGATCAAAAGGCTGGAGCATCGG GTGGGGATGCAACTGGGATCACAGCAGCTGCGGATGCAACAAA GAGAGAGCTATTAAGAGCTATTGATGTACGGCTTACTGCAGTTAGGCAGGACTTAACCACAGCTTATGCTCGTGCATCTGCTGCTGGTTTCAACCCTGATGCAATTTCTGATCTCCAAGTCTTTGCAGATCGATTTGGTGCCCACCGTTTGAA CGAAGCTTGTTCCAAATTTATATCTCTATGTCAAAGAAGACCCGATGTAATCAACCAATGGATGCAAGGTGGTGATGACAGAGCCGTAAGATCATCTTATGGGTCTGACATGTCCATCGAGGACCCCACCGAAGACTCGTCTGGCCCCCAAAACAAGAGCCAGCAACAACTGGATTCATCCCGAGCACACCTGGAACAATCAAGACTTGCCACTTGTCAGCAACCCACCTCCTCTTCTCCTACAATAAACAACGTGAACGGAAAAAACGAAGTGAAAGAAGAAGCCCCCCACCAACTGTtagagaaggagaaggaggaggctCTGACCGAGTCATCTTCTCCTGCTCCAGTGGGTCAGCATATCAGGCGGCTGAGCGTCCAGGATCGTATCAACCTTTTTGAGAACAAGCAGAAGGAGCAATCTAGCAGCACCGGTAGTGCTGGAAAACCTGTTGTTGGCAAGTCAGTGGAACTCAGGAGGCTCTCCTCGGATGTGTCATCAGTGCCTGTTGGGGTTGAGAAGGCTGTTCTGCGAAGATGGAGCGGCACAAGCGACATGAGTATTGATTTGAGCGCTGAGAAGAAGGATACAGATAGTCCCTTGTGTACGCCCTCTTCTGCTTCCTCTATTCCTCAAGCCAAGTCTAATAGTAATAATATAATATTGGCTGGTTCTGAAGGTAAGGATCTGAAGGGATTGAATAGTGGTTCAACTTCATCAAAAGCTGAGACTTTGAGCAGTTCTGTAGGAGTTGGTGATGGTGGGTTAAAAGAACAAGCTGAGGACCACACCCAGGCTGTGTCTTTGTCAGGTAAAGAGGAAGAATCAGGATCCAAGGCACGGAGTAATTCAAGGGACCAGGTTGTTTCTCAGACCCAACTCAAGTATTCTGCTTCCAGAGCAGAACAGGTTGCTAACGATCAGAAGGTTTCTTTGGAGAAATTAAAAAATTCATTTAGTAGCGAGGATAGGGGTGGTGTGTTTAAAGATCAAGCAGGTGCTGTAGTTAAAAATCAGGCCGGTGTTCGGGTACAGACTGTAAGTCTAGCTAGCAAGGTGGGAGATGTATCATGTGCTGGATTTGTGAATAAAGTGGAAGATTTTGAAGTGGTTGATCAACCTGTAATTCAGTCACGTACTAGGAATTTCCAGAGTCATTCTCGCACTCCATCTGGACAATTCGAATCTGGTAGTGGACTAAAACTTAAGGAAGCGTCCTCAATCCAGCCCAAATGGCTTGAGAGTGATCAGCTTCCTTCTCAGCCTCAATGGAGATCATCACATGCGGGAGGACTTGAGGGGGGTGAAGTGGACTTAATATCATCAGGTAAGCAACAACTAAAACCTGAAGGCTCTGGAGTTCAGAAAATGAAATTCCAGAAACAGGTTTCTTCCAATTATGAACAGAAAAAGAAATCCCAGATCCGGAGGGACGAAAGCAATTTGGCAAATGAAGAAAGCAAGTTGGATTTTGAAGTTAAAAAGGTATCAGTAAATCAAGAGAGTTCAGCTACAGTGTCAAAACTGCCAATTGAGCAGGTGCAGAGAGTAAGGCAGACTAAAGGAAATCAGGAGCGCAATGATGAGCTTAAGATGAAGGCAAATGAACTTGAAAAGCTGTATGCAGAACACAAGCTTCGAGTTCCTGGGGATCAGTCTAGTTCTGCTAGGAGAAGTAAACCTGCTGACATGCCAGTAGAAGTGGAAGTAAGTTCACAGTACAAAAAACTGGCACCGGATGATACTTCTTTACAATTACCTGTAAAAAGCATGGTGATGGAATCAGCCAGTGGATCTAGTAATATGGCAATGTTTAATACACCACCACCAAGCAAGTTGGTAGATAACCATGATTCTGGTGACTCTCTGAGGCAGAATTTCTCTGATCTTAGTTTTTCCGATGATTCTAGGGGAAAATTTTATGAGAAATACATGCAGAAAAGGAATGCTAAGCTGAAAGAAGAATGGGGTTCTAAAAGGGCGGAGAAGGAAGCCAAGTTAATGGCCATGCAGGAAAGCCTGGAGCAAAGTAGAGCTGAGTTGATGGCCAAGTTTTCAGGGTCAGCAGACAGACAGGATTCAGTATCTGCTGCACGTAGGCGTGCTGAGAAACTCAGATCTTTTAATCTGAGTTCTAGTTTAAAGAGGGAACAG TCGATAGATTCATTTCCAAgcgaagaagatgatgaagaccCTTCTGAATTTCCGGGACAAAAGTTTTATGGACAAGAGAGATTTCTCCGTGAAGCATCTCCAGGAGATGGCTCTTCCAGATCCACTCAAAGTAAGAGGCTTAATAGAAATTTGTCTTCATCTACTCCTCGGACCATGGCAGCACCAGCACCAAGGTCGTCAGCCAAACTTTCTAACTCCAATTCAGGGAGGCGAAGAGCACAATCAGAAAATCCTCTGGCACAGTCGGTTCCAAACTTCTCTGATTTCAGAAAAGAAAACACAAAGCCTGCTTCTGGAGCCAGCAAGCCAACACGCTCACAGGTGAGAACCTATGCCCGCAACAGGAGTACCAGTGAAGAAGCACCAAATTTCAAGGAAGAGAAGCCAAAGCGATCCCAGTCCTTGCGGAAAAGCTCTGCTAATCCTGTAGATATTAAAGATGTGCCTCCTTTGAGCTCTGAAGGTGTCATTTTGACACCGTTAAAATACGATAAAGAAGAAACTGAGCCTAGTCCATATGAAAAGTATCAGAAAAGCATGGAGACAAAATCCTATCTTAGGAAGGGTAACGGCATAGGTCCTGGTTCTGGAGCTAGTGTTGCCAAGTTGAAAGCTTCAGTGGCATTagaaactctggaaaatgaaGAATTGGATGAATTGGGCTCTGAGGTAGATGAGTTTGTTGACATAGCTAAGGAAGAAGATGAAGACGAAGACAATGATATTGAAACGATTGAGGTTGATGATTGTGCCAATAATGGAAAATCAAGGCTGAGTCAGGAATCTGATAAATCTGGTCATTCTGAGTTTGATAATGTTGATTTTACAAGATCACTTTCTCAAGCGGGCCCTGCTTCAGTTGCAGAATTACCTGCTGCTATTCCTTCAGCATTTCATGCTGTAGGGTCTATTCAAGACTCACCTGGAGAAAGCCCTGTTTCTTGGAATTCACGCATTCACCTTCCATTTTCTTACCCACATGAAACCTCTGACATTGATGCTTCAGTGGACTCTCCAATAGGGAGCCCTGCTTCTTGGAATTCTCATGGTCTTGCCCAAACAGAGGCTGATGCAGCTAGAATGAGGAAGAAATGGGGAAGTGCTCAGAAACCTGTTATTGCTTCTAACTCATCCTACAATCAATCTCGCAAGGACATGACTAAAGGTTTCAAACGGCTATTAAAGTTTGGAAGAAAAACTCGTGGAACTGAGAATTTAGTTGACTGGATCTCTGCTACAACTTCTGAAGGTGATGATGATACAGAAGATGGCCGAGATCCTGCCAATCGATCATCAGAGGATTTAAGGAAGTCAAGAATGGGTTTCTTTCAGGGGCCTTCCGATGATAGCTTTAACGAAGGCGAATACATTGAACATG
- the LOC133794585 gene encoding uncharacterized protein LOC133794585 isoform X1, whose translation MKPDTPLDYAVFQLSPKRSRCELLVSGNGNTEKLASGSVKPFVSHLKVAEEQVALAVQSIKLEVEKYKNAETWFTKGTLERFVRFVSTPEVLELVNTFDAEMSQLESARRIYSQGLGDQKAGASGGDATGITAAADATKRELLRAIDVRLTAVRQDLTTAYARASAAGFNPDAISDLQVFADRFGAHRLNEACSKFISLCQRRPDVINQWMQGGDDRAVRSSYGSDMSIEDPTEDSSGPQNKSQQQLDSSRAHLEQSRLATCQQPTSSSPTINNVNGKNEVKEEAPHQLLEKEKEEALTESSSPAPVGQHIRRLSVQDRINLFENKQKEQSSSTGSAGKPVVGKSVELRRLSSDVSSVPVGVEKAVLRRWSGTSDMSIDLSAEKKDTDSPLCTPSSASSIPQAKSNSNNIILAGSEGKDLKGLNSGSTSSKAETLSSSVGVGDGGLKEQAEDHTQAVSLSGKEEESGSKARSNSRDQVVSQTQLKYSASRAEQVANDQKVSLEKLKNSFSSEDRGGVFKDQAGAVVKNQAGVRVQTVSLASKVGDVSCAGFVNKVEDFEVVDQPVIQSRTRNFQSHSRTPSGQFESGSGLKLKEASSIQPKWLESDQLPSQPQWRSSHAGGLEGGEVDLISSGKQQLKPEGSGVQKMKFQKQVSSNYEQKKKSQIRRDESNLANEESKLDFEVKKVSVNQESSATVSKLPIEQVQRVRQTKGNQERNDELKMKANELEKLYAEHKLRVPGDQSSSARRSKPADMPVEVEVSSQYKKLAPDDTSLQLPVKSMVMESASGSSNMAMFNTPPPSKLVDNHDSGDSLRQNFSDLSFSDDSRGKFYEKYMQKRNAKLKEEWGSKRAEKEAKLMAMQESLEQSRAELMAKFSGSADRQDSVSAARRRAEKLRSFNLSSSLKREQSIDSFPSEEDDEDPSEFPGQKFYGQERFLREASPGDGSSRSTQSKRLNRNLSSSTPRTMAAPAPRSSAKLSNSNSGRRRAQSENPLAQSVPNFSDFRKENTKPASGASKPTRSQVRTYARNRSTSEEAPNFKEEKPKRSQSLRKSSANPVDIKDVPPLSSEGVILTPLKYDKEETEPSPYEKYQKSMETKSYLRKGNGIGPGSGASVAKLKASVALETLENEELDELGSEVDEFVDIAKEEDEDEDNDIETIEVDDCANNGKSRLSQESDKSGHSEFDNVDFTRSLSQAGPASVAELPAAIPSAFHAVGSIQDSPGESPVSWNSRIHLPFSYPHETSDIDASVDSPIGSPASWNSHGLAQTEADAARMRKKWGSAQKPVIASNSSYNQSRKDMTKGFKRLLKFGRKTRGTENLVDWISATTSEGDDDTEDGRDPANRSSEDLRKSRMGFFQGPSDDSFNEGEYIEHVQSLQSSIPAPPVNFRPRDDHVSGSSLKAPRSFFSLSFRGKGSESKPR comes from the exons ATGAAACCTGACACCCCTCTTGATTATGCTGTGTTCCAGTTGTCACCGAAGCGATCACG ATGTGAATTGTTGGTCTCTGGCAATGGAAACACTGAGAAACTTGCATCAGGATCAGTCAAACCATTTGTATCCCATTTAAAGGTTGCAGAAGAGCAGGTTGCACTTGCAGTTCAGTCAATTAAACTTGAAGTTGAGAAATATAAAAATGCAGAGACCTGGTTCACTAAAGGAACACTAGAAAG GTTTGTTCGCTTTGTTAGTACACCGGAGGTCTTGGAACTGGTTAATACATTTGATGCAGAAATGTCTCAATTGGAGTCGGCTCGAAGAATATATTCTCAG gGTTTGGGAGATCAAAAGGCTGGAGCATCGG GTGGGGATGCAACTGGGATCACAGCAGCTGCGGATGCAACAAA GAGAGAGCTATTAAGAGCTATTGATGTACGGCTTACTGCAGTTAGGCAGGACTTAACCACAGCTTATGCTCGTGCATCTGCTGCTGGTTTCAACCCTGATGCAATTTCTGATCTCCAAGTCTTTGCAGATCGATTTGGTGCCCACCGTTTGAA CGAAGCTTGTTCCAAATTTATATCTCTATGTCAAAGAAGACCCGATGTAATCAACCAATGGATGCAAGGTGGTGATGACAGAGCCGTAAGATCATCTTATGGGTCTGACATGTCCATCGAGGACCCCACCGAAGACTCGTCTGGCCCCCAAAACAAGAGCCAGCAACAACTGGATTCATCCCGAGCACACCTGGAACAATCAAGACTTGCCACTTGTCAGCAACCCACCTCCTCTTCTCCTACAATAAACAACGTGAACGGAAAAAACGAAGTGAAAGAAGAAGCCCCCCACCAACTGTtagagaaggagaaggaggaggctCTGACCGAGTCATCTTCTCCTGCTCCAGTGGGTCAGCATATCAGGCGGCTGAGCGTCCAGGATCGTATCAACCTTTTTGAGAACAAGCAGAAGGAGCAATCTAGCAGCACCGGTAGTGCTGGAAAACCTGTTGTTGGCAAGTCAGTGGAACTCAGGAGGCTCTCCTCGGATGTGTCATCAGTGCCTGTTGGGGTTGAGAAGGCTGTTCTGCGAAGATGGAGCGGCACAAGCGACATGAGTATTGATTTGAGCGCTGAGAAGAAGGATACAGATAGTCCCTTGTGTACGCCCTCTTCTGCTTCCTCTATTCCTCAAGCCAAGTCTAATAGTAATAATATAATATTGGCTGGTTCTGAAGGTAAGGATCTGAAGGGATTGAATAGTGGTTCAACTTCATCAAAAGCTGAGACTTTGAGCAGTTCTGTAGGAGTTGGTGATGGTGGGTTAAAAGAACAAGCTGAGGACCACACCCAGGCTGTGTCTTTGTCAGGTAAAGAGGAAGAATCAGGATCCAAGGCACGGAGTAATTCAAGGGACCAGGTTGTTTCTCAGACCCAACTCAAGTATTCTGCTTCCAGAGCAGAACAGGTTGCTAACGATCAGAAGGTTTCTTTGGAGAAATTAAAAAATTCATTTAGTAGCGAGGATAGGGGTGGTGTGTTTAAAGATCAAGCAGGTGCTGTAGTTAAAAATCAGGCCGGTGTTCGGGTACAGACTGTAAGTCTAGCTAGCAAGGTGGGAGATGTATCATGTGCTGGATTTGTGAATAAAGTGGAAGATTTTGAAGTGGTTGATCAACCTGTAATTCAGTCACGTACTAGGAATTTCCAGAGTCATTCTCGCACTCCATCTGGACAATTCGAATCTGGTAGTGGACTAAAACTTAAGGAAGCGTCCTCAATCCAGCCCAAATGGCTTGAGAGTGATCAGCTTCCTTCTCAGCCTCAATGGAGATCATCACATGCGGGAGGACTTGAGGGGGGTGAAGTGGACTTAATATCATCAGGTAAGCAACAACTAAAACCTGAAGGCTCTGGAGTTCAGAAAATGAAATTCCAGAAACAGGTTTCTTCCAATTATGAACAGAAAAAGAAATCCCAGATCCGGAGGGACGAAAGCAATTTGGCAAATGAAGAAAGCAAGTTGGATTTTGAAGTTAAAAAGGTATCAGTAAATCAAGAGAGTTCAGCTACAGTGTCAAAACTGCCAATTGAGCAGGTGCAGAGAGTAAGGCAGACTAAAGGAAATCAGGAGCGCAATGATGAGCTTAAGATGAAGGCAAATGAACTTGAAAAGCTGTATGCAGAACACAAGCTTCGAGTTCCTGGGGATCAGTCTAGTTCTGCTAGGAGAAGTAAACCTGCTGACATGCCAGTAGAAGTGGAAGTAAGTTCACAGTACAAAAAACTGGCACCGGATGATACTTCTTTACAATTACCTGTAAAAAGCATGGTGATGGAATCAGCCAGTGGATCTAGTAATATGGCAATGTTTAATACACCACCACCAAGCAAGTTGGTAGATAACCATGATTCTGGTGACTCTCTGAGGCAGAATTTCTCTGATCTTAGTTTTTCCGATGATTCTAGGGGAAAATTTTATGAGAAATACATGCAGAAAAGGAATGCTAAGCTGAAAGAAGAATGGGGTTCTAAAAGGGCGGAGAAGGAAGCCAAGTTAATGGCCATGCAGGAAAGCCTGGAGCAAAGTAGAGCTGAGTTGATGGCCAAGTTTTCAGGGTCAGCAGACAGACAGGATTCAGTATCTGCTGCACGTAGGCGTGCTGAGAAACTCAGATCTTTTAATCTGAGTTCTAGTTTAAAGAGGGAACAG TCGATAGATTCATTTCCAAgcgaagaagatgatgaagaccCTTCTGAATTTCCGGGACAAAAGTTTTATGGACAAGAGAGATTTCTCCGTGAAGCATCTCCAGGAGATGGCTCTTCCAGATCCACTCAAAGTAAGAGGCTTAATAGAAATTTGTCTTCATCTACTCCTCGGACCATGGCAGCACCAGCACCAAGGTCGTCAGCCAAACTTTCTAACTCCAATTCAGGGAGGCGAAGAGCACAATCAGAAAATCCTCTGGCACAGTCGGTTCCAAACTTCTCTGATTTCAGAAAAGAAAACACAAAGCCTGCTTCTGGAGCCAGCAAGCCAACACGCTCACAGGTGAGAACCTATGCCCGCAACAGGAGTACCAGTGAAGAAGCACCAAATTTCAAGGAAGAGAAGCCAAAGCGATCCCAGTCCTTGCGGAAAAGCTCTGCTAATCCTGTAGATATTAAAGATGTGCCTCCTTTGAGCTCTGAAGGTGTCATTTTGACACCGTTAAAATACGATAAAGAAGAAACTGAGCCTAGTCCATATGAAAAGTATCAGAAAAGCATGGAGACAAAATCCTATCTTAGGAAGGGTAACGGCATAGGTCCTGGTTCTGGAGCTAGTGTTGCCAAGTTGAAAGCTTCAGTGGCATTagaaactctggaaaatgaaGAATTGGATGAATTGGGCTCTGAGGTAGATGAGTTTGTTGACATAGCTAAGGAAGAAGATGAAGACGAAGACAATGATATTGAAACGATTGAGGTTGATGATTGTGCCAATAATGGAAAATCAAGGCTGAGTCAGGAATCTGATAAATCTGGTCATTCTGAGTTTGATAATGTTGATTTTACAAGATCACTTTCTCAAGCGGGCCCTGCTTCAGTTGCAGAATTACCTGCTGCTATTCCTTCAGCATTTCATGCTGTAGGGTCTATTCAAGACTCACCTGGAGAAAGCCCTGTTTCTTGGAATTCACGCATTCACCTTCCATTTTCTTACCCACATGAAACCTCTGACATTGATGCTTCAGTGGACTCTCCAATAGGGAGCCCTGCTTCTTGGAATTCTCATGGTCTTGCCCAAACAGAGGCTGATGCAGCTAGAATGAGGAAGAAATGGGGAAGTGCTCAGAAACCTGTTATTGCTTCTAACTCATCCTACAATCAATCTCGCAAGGACATGACTAAAGGTTTCAAACGGCTATTAAAGTTTGGAAGAAAAACTCGTGGAACTGAGAATTTAGTTGACTGGATCTCTGCTACAACTTCTGAAGGTGATGATGATACAGAAGATGGCCGAGATCCTGCCAATCGATCATCAGAGGATTTAAGGAAGTCAAGAATGGGTTTCTTTCAGGGGCCTTCCGATGATAGCTTTAACGAAGGCGAATACATTGAACATG